The Lewinellaceae bacterium genome has a segment encoding these proteins:
- a CDS encoding pseudouridylate synthase — MEPEALDIIYRDEHLIAVNKPNGLLVHRSSIAAGEDVFAMQLLRDQIGQHVFPAHRLDRKTSGVLLFALDAHSAALLHDTFVEKAIEKKYLAIVRGYFPEAVELDYPLTNDRGKKQEAFTRFRLLKTTEVDVPYGKHQTSRYSLIEAFPETGRQHQIRKHCAHLMHPIIGDRPHGCNRQNKLFKEKWNMMTMLLHAAEMKLTHPVTGEPFSIQAPLNEEFKRVHSFLGF, encoded by the coding sequence TTGGAACCTGAGGCATTGGACATCATTTATCGGGATGAACATCTTATTGCGGTCAACAAACCCAATGGATTGCTGGTGCATCGATCTTCGATCGCAGCGGGTGAAGACGTTTTTGCCATGCAGCTCTTGCGGGATCAAATCGGTCAGCACGTTTTTCCTGCCCATCGGCTCGACCGAAAAACATCAGGGGTGTTGCTCTTTGCGCTGGACGCCCATTCGGCCGCTTTATTACATGATACTTTTGTCGAAAAAGCCATTGAAAAAAAATACCTGGCCATCGTGAGGGGGTATTTTCCCGAAGCAGTGGAATTGGATTATCCGCTGACCAATGACCGCGGCAAAAAGCAGGAAGCCTTTACCCGTTTCCGATTGCTCAAAACAACAGAAGTGGATGTCCCTTACGGCAAACACCAGACGTCACGTTATTCCCTTATAGAAGCTTTTCCCGAAACAGGACGCCAACATCAGATTCGCAAGCATTGTGCTCATTTAATGCACCCCATTATTGGTGACCGCCCCCATGGATGTAACAGACAGAATAAACTTTTTAAAGAAAAATGGAACATGATGACCATGTTATTGCATGCCGCTGAAATGAAACTCACTCATCCGGTAACGGGTGAGCCATTTTCCATTCAGGCCCCTTTAAACGAAGAATTCAAAAGAGTACACTCCTTTTTAGGGTTTTAA